In Aedes albopictus strain Foshan chromosome 3, AalbF5, whole genome shotgun sequence, the following are encoded in one genomic region:
- the LOC134290259 gene encoding uncharacterized protein LOC134290259, which yields MEGHHDHTEFSCKSCRRPDSSRANMIVCEQCRLWEHFDCAGVEESMQSRPFVCKQCKNLDTAGSTISSRLRSHTKRIPSGQASEGKSVSKAGSKKSSIASSSRSSVVKARLELIEEEARVKQIELDEEEALMKLEREEAQRQLEVKKKQLEEQKRLAEEDSNLRQRALEAEKVRLLKQQSIRRESLEKRNEIVLQISERGSVVESMADSQEKVSQWLATNSSHGMTEGKTLGIQRGPQTELVPPAPREVPKQIIEAPIGSKGISKLPSPEPQAQDARGFHRSSFVLHSELVSEHQRNQLPPRRVVSSREVRSSTVREPFQQYVSSSRPFHSLPAMAYLRTPPMNVSDEPRGNFSQVHQAYHPMPSCSTPNRYSALPNLQPAPHHSLDLQGAHRGTLLEPVDLPNGLNRESTLVRPPPFVAESRAMQHEPPGVLSPQQIAARQVVGKDLPSFSGNPADWPLFISSFEQSTVACGYSTAENLVRLQRCLTGHAREAVRSRLLLPGNVPHVISTLRTLYGRPELLIRSLHDKIRRTPGPRHDRPESILEFGLAVQNFVDHLQAADQEEHLANPMLMQELVEKLPGPMRMDWATFKGQHQRATVSTFGEFMARLVTAASEVSFDLPGLPKGPSTDNHQRPREKARIQTHVSDNPASPWSAVVNNRKLPKPCAACEREGHRVADCSVFKQLNLKDRLQKVQDMGLCRTCLNNHGKWPCKSWQGCGIEGCRLKHHTLLHPNTAPTTSTHSVNVSANERPSNEGYTLFRVLPVVLYGNGKSLTVFAFIDEGSQITMLEERVAKELGISGPRKPLTLQWTGNVNRNELNSEEISLEIAGKNSKNHFELRNARTVSCLLLPAQRLNYREMAACFPHLKGLPVEDYDLVRPKLLIGLDNLRLGVPLRIREGGPFDPIAAKCRLGWSVYGRASPTPIPRAIVNFHTAAAVTSDDLLNDQLRDYFTLESLGVAAPNEKLESEEEKRARQLLEETTRRTTSGFETGLLWKGDDPVFPDTYPMAVRRMKALENKFRGDPAMMQRISEQLLEFERKGYIRKVDETEAATINTQKTWFLPLGVVINPKKPGKIRVIWDAAAKVSGISFNSYLLKGAGADLRSSGHNVWLYLLAVVCPVCQNTNAEQYALQYPRAAAAIKEHHYVDDYLDSFRTVQEAIQVVNDVKLVHSKGGFEIRNFLSNEDEVLKRTGEIEPDSSKDFALVRAEAIESVLGIKWIPAEDVFTYTFAMRDDLQHILHKNHTPTKREVLKVIMSLFDPLGFASFFLVHGKVLMQDIWASGIDWDEQISEHLCIRWQQWIAHFPQLDTLRIPRCYFSSPFPKNFDRLEVHVLVDASDSTYACVAYYRLETENGVQVSLICAKTKVAPLKVLSIPRLELKAAVLGVRILESIQGYHTYQISRRFLWSDSSTVLAWIRSEHRRYNKFVAVRIGEILTVTDVKEWKWVPSGMNSADLATKWKKGPNFSSTSSWFSGPSFLHQSEEFWPQQTLSTTTCEELRPSLSHVTTSPLIDASRFSQWSRLHRSMGFVFRFIENLRRKRRGADLQLGVLHQDELQKAEVILWKIAQAEAFPEEIAILSETQGSPNTRHRRVAKSSPIYKNWPFLDQHGVLRLRGRVGAATFAPAEAKFPAILPRQHPITFLITDWYHRRFRHANRETITNEMRQRFEIAKLRSLVAKVARDCMMCRIKQALPCPPVMAPLPAARLQAFVRPFTFVGVDYFGPILVRVGRSNVKRWVALFTCLTVRAVHLEVVYSLSTESCVMAVRRFISRRGSPAEFHSDNATCFQGANKELQKEIEKRNNGLAATFTTTKTRWSFIPPSAPHMGGAWERLVRSVKVAIGTIADAPRKPDDEVLETVLLEAEALINARPLTYIPLESADEEALTPNHFLLGTSNGDKLLPTEPVESPVCDQ from the exons ATGGAAGGACATCATGATCATACCGAGTTCTCCTGCAAATCATGCCGTCGTCCGGACTCGTCGAGAGCCAATATGATCGTGTGTGAGCAGTGCCGTTTATGGGAGCACTTTGATTGCGCTGGCGTGGAAGAATCCATGCAGAGCCGGCCGTTCGTATGCAAGCAATGCAAAAACCTGGATACTGCAGGTTCCACTATCTCTTCCCGTCTACGATCCCACACAAAACGCATTCCGTCTGGTCAGGCATCGGAAGGTAAGTCCGTCTCGAAAGCTGGCAGTAAGAAATCATCGATAGCCTCGAGCAGCCGGTCGTCTGTGGTCAAAGCACGGCTGGAATTAATCGAGGAAGAAGCAAGAGTGAAGCAAATAGAGCTGGACGAAGAAGAGGCGCTTATGAAGTTGGAACGGGAAGAAGCACAACGTCAGTTGGAAGTGAAGAAGAAACAGCTAGAAGAGCAGAAGAGACTGGCAGAGGAAGACTCAAATTTGCGGCAGCGAGCATTGGAAGCGGAAAAAGTGCGACTGCTGAAGCAACAGTCGATCCGacgggaatcactggagaaaagaAACGAAATCGTGTTACAGATTTCCGAACGTGGCAGCGTAGTGGAGTCAATGGCGGATTCCCAAGAAAAGGTGTCGCAGTGGTTGGCAACCAATTCATCTCATGGGATGACCGAAGGGAAAACTCTGGGGATTCAACGTGGTCCTCAAACTGAACTGGTTCCTCCGGCCCCTAGAGAAGTTCCGAAACAGATCATCGAAGCACCTATCGGCAGCAAAGGCATCTCGAAGTTACCATCACCGGAGCCACAAGCTCAAGATGCGAGAGGTTTCCATCGCTCATCCTTCGTTCTTCATTCCGAACTGGTCAGCGAACATCAACGGAATCAGCTTCCACCGAGGCGAGTCGTTAGTTCTAGGGAGGTTCGTTCGTCCACCGTCCGAGAGCCTTTCCAGCAATACGTGTCTTCTTCGAGGCCATTCCATTCACTTCCCGCGATGGCCTATCTCCGTACACCACCAATGAATGTTTCCGACGAGCCACGAGGAAATTTCAGTCAAGTTCACCAAGCGTATCATCCAATGCCATCTTGTAGCACCCCCAATCGATACAGTGCTCTACCGAATCTACAACCAGCACCACACCATTCGCTAGATCTACAGGGAGCTCACAGGGGCACCCTACTGGAGCCTGTCGATCTTCCAAACGGTCTGAACAGAGAATCTACGCTGGTTCGTCCACCTCCATTTGTAGCGGAAAGTCGTGCAATGCAGCACGAGCCACCAGGTGTTCTTAGTCCCCAGCAAATAGCGGCGAGGCAAGTGGTCGGGAAAGATTTACCATCCTTTAGTGGCAACCCGGCCGACTGGCCACTCTTCATAAGCAGTTTCGAGCAGTCTACGGTGGCTTGTGGGTACTCTACCGCAGAAAACCTTGTGCGTCTTCAGCGGTGCCTTACCGGGCATGCCAGAGAGGCGGTGCGTAGTAGACTTCTTCTGCCGGGAAACGTACCACATGTTATTAGTACGCTTCGCACGCTTTATGGTCGCCCTGAACTGTTAATTCGGTCGTTACACGACAAAATTCGAAGAACTCCGGGACCGAGACACGACCGACCGGAGTCAATCTTGGAATTTGGTTTGGCGGTGcagaatttcgtcgatcatcttcAGGCAGCGGATCAGGAGGAGCATTTGGCCAACCCGATGCTCATGCAGGAACTAGTCGAGAAGCTTCCAGGACCCATGCGGATGGATTGGGCCACCTTCAAAGGTCAACATCAACGTGCAACTGTTTCAACGTTCGGCGAGTTCATGGCCAGGCTAGTTACCGCGGCTAGCGAAGTGAGCTTCGATCTCCCGGGTCTACCAAAAGGACCGAGCACCGATAATCATCAGAGACCGAGAGAAAAAGCGAGAATACAGACTCATGTGAGCGACAATCCCGCATCTCCATGGTCAGCGGTAGTAAACAATCGAAAGCTGCCAAAACCATGTGCAGCGTGCGAACGCGAAGGCCATAGAGTGGCCGACTGCTCCGTGTTCAAACAACTCAATCTGAAGGATCGGTTGCAAAAAGTGCAGGATATGGGCTTGTGTCGAACCTGCCTAAACAATCATGGCAAATGGCCGTGCAAGTCGTGGCAAGGATGTGGAATCGAGGGGTGTAGACTCAAACATCATACTCTTCTCCATCCAAATACTGCTCCCACAACATCGACGCATTCGGTGAATGTATCAGCGAACGAACGTCCATCGAACGAAGGCTATACTCTATTTCGAGTTCTACCCGTCGTACTCTACGGCAATGGCAAAAGTCTAACGGTTTTCGCATTCATTGATGAGGGCTCACAGATTACAATGCTGGAAGAGAGAGTTGCCAAAGAGCTGGGCATATCAGGCCCTCGAAAGCCACTCACTCTTCAGTGGACGGGGAACGTAAACCGCAATGAACTCAATTCGGAGGAGATTAGTCTGGAAATAGCTGGGAAAAATAGTAAGAATCACTTTGAACTGCGAAACGCGCGAACAGTAAGCTGCCTACTACTACCAGCCCAGCGGCTTAACTACAGGGAAATGGCCGCCTGTTTCCCGCATCTCAAAGGTCTTCCCGTTGAGGATTATGATCTAGTGCGACCTAAATTGCTGATCGGTCTAGACAATCTACGGCTCGGAGTACCGCTAAGGATTCGTGAAGGAGGACCGTTCGATCCCATAGCCGCAAAATGCCGCTTGGGATGGAGCGTATACGGTCGCGCCTCTCCAACCCCTATTCCAAGGGCGATTGTAAACTTCCACACGGCTGCAGCAGTGACTTCTGACGACCTCCTAAACGACCAGCTGCGAGATTACTTCACGTTAGAAAGTCTTGGCGTCGCCGCTCCGAACGAGAAGCTGGAATCAGAAGAAGAAAAGAGAGCAAGGCAACTTCTCGAGGAAACCACACGACGTACGACGAGTGGATTTGAGACCGGTCTGCTATGGAAGGGTGACGATCCGGTATTTCCGGATACGTATCCCATGGCCGTTCGGAGAATGAAGGCATTAGAGAACAAGTTTCGTGGAGATCCAGCGATGATGCAACGCATAAGCGAACAACTACTCGAGTTCGAAAGAAAGGGCTACATACGTAAAGTCGACGAAACCGAGGCAGCTACTATCAATACGCAAAAAACTTGGTTCCTGCCTTTGGGAGTCGTTATCAACCCGAAGAAACCTGGGAAAATTCGTGTGATCTGGGACGCTGCTGCCAAAGTGAGCGGAATATCGTTTAACTCTTATCTGCTGAAAG GAGCCGGTGCAGATCTACGCAGTTCAGGTCACAATGTTTGGCTCTACCTGCTCGCCGTCGTCTGCCCAGTTTGTCAAAACACAAATGCCGAGCAGTATGCACTACAGTACCCACGGGCAGCTGCCGCTATCAAGGAGCACCACTATGTGGACGACTACCTGGATAGCTTCAGAACTGTCCAAGAAGCGATTCAGGTGGTGAATGATGTAAAGCTGGTGCACTCCAAGGGCGGTTTCGAGATTCGAAACTTTCTATCAAACGAAGACGAAGTTTTAAAACGAACTGGGGAGATCGAACCAGATTCGTCGAAAGACTTCGCTCTTGTGCGCGCTGAAGCAATCGAATCAGTTTTAGGGATAAAATGGATTCCGGCGGAAGATGTATTCACGTACACATTTGCTATGCGTGATGATTTACAACACATTCTCCACAAAAACCACACACCAACGAAACGAGAGGTCCTGAAAGTCATTATGAGTCTCTTCGACCCCTTGGGGTTTGCTTCATTCTTCCTCGTGCACGGCAAGGTGTTGATGCAAGATATATGGGCTTCGGGTATCGATTGGGACGAACAAATCAGTGAACATCTATGCATCCGCTGGCAGCAATGGATAGCTCATTTCCCGCAACTGGATACCTTGCGCATACCTCGTTGCTATTTCAGCTCTCCGTTTCCCAAAAATTTCGATCGATTGGAAGTACACGTTCTTGTCGACGCCAGCGACTCTACGTACGCTTGCGTGGCTTACTACCGACTGGAAACCGAAAACGGAGTTCAAGTATCGTTGATCTGCGCCAAAACCAAGGTGGCACCACTTAAGGTGCTGTCAATCCCTCGTCTGGAGCTGAAAGCGGCCGTCCTAGGTGTTAGGATACTGGAATCTATTCAAGGGTACCATACCTATCAAATCAGCCGTCGTTTTCTGTGGAGCGATTCTAGCACCGTACTGGCCTGGATCCGTTCGGAGCATCGTCGGTATAACAAGTTCGTAGCGGTTCGTATCGGCGAGATCCTTACTGTGACTGATGTGAAGGAGTGGAAGTGGGTACCTTCTGGGATGAATTCGGCTGACCTCGCTACAAAGTGGAAAAAGGGTCCAAATTTCAGCTCCACCAGCTCCTGGTTCAGCGGCCCATCGTTCCTTCATCAATCAGAAGAATTCTGGCCTCAGCAAACGCTCTCCACAACTACGTGTGAAGAACTTCGACCCAGCCTTTCCCATGTTACAACATCACCGTTGATTGACGCTAGTCGATTCAGTCAATGGTCCCGACTGCACCGGTCAATGGGCTTCGTGTTTCGATTCATTGAAAACTTACGCCGTAAACGACGAGGTGCTGATCTACAACTGGGTGTTCTTCATCAAGATGAGCTACAAAAAGCCGAGGTGATACTGTGGAAGATTGCGCAAGCTGAAGCTTTCCCCGAAGAAATCGCCATTCTATCGGAAACGCAAGGTTCTCCGAACACGCGTCACCGACGCGTCGCAAAATCtagcccaatctacaagaactgGCCCTTCCTTGACCAGCACGGCGTACTTCGGCTACGTGGTCGAGTCGGTGCTGCAACCTTCGCACCGGCTGAAGCTAAGTTCCCCGCTATTCTTCCAAGACAACACCCAATTACTTTCTTAATTACTGACTGGTACCACAGACGTTTTCGCCATGCCAATCGAGAAACCATCACCAACGAGATGCGACAACGCTTCGAAATAGCTAAACTCCGTTCCTTAGTGGCGAAGGTGGCGAGAGACTGCATGATGTGCCGAATAAAACAGGCCCTTCCTTGCCCTCCGGTTATGGCGCCTCTACCGGCCGCCAGACTACAAGCGTTCGTGCGGCCATTCACTTTCGTCGGAGTGGATTACTTTGGACCGATATTGGTCAGAGTAGGAAGGAGCAACGTTAAACGATGGGTAGCCCTTTTTACTTGTCTAACCGTTCGCGCGGTTCACTTGGAGGTAGTCTACAGCCTTTCCACCGAGTCCTGCGTCATGGCGGTGCGACGTTTCATATCGCGCCGGGGATCGCCAGCAGAATTCCACTCAGACAACGCGACTTGTTTTCAGGGTGCGAACAAGGAGTTGCAGAAGGAAATCGAAAAACGGAACAACGGCCTTGCTGCTACATTCACCACGACCAAAACACGGTGGTCTTTCATCCCCCCTTCGGCACCACATATGGGGGGTGCGTGGGAACGTCTCGTACGTTCCGTCAAGGTAGCGATAGGAACCATAGCGGACGCACCTCGTAAACCGGATGACGAAGTGCTCGAGACAGTTTTACTGGAAGCAGAGGCCCTGATAAATGCACGACCACTCACGTACATTCCGCTTGAATCGGCGGACGAGGAAGCCCTCACTCCCAACCATTTTCTCTTGGGGACTTCCAATGGTGACAAGCTGCTACCAACCGAACCAGTAGAATCGCCGGTG